One bacterium genomic window, TATAGTTCTCCTTTAAATTCATATCGATTTGTCAATAATTATATGGGAAACAAGGGAATTATTTTTATAATTTTTTATGTTAAATTTTAAAAATATAATAAATGCTGTTTGCAATAAAAGGAGTAACTGTGAAAACATATAAATTAAATTCAGGATATGAAATGCCGCTGTTTGGATTGGGCACATGGAAGTCTGATAATGAAGATGAATTATATAAAGCTGTCAGAGAAGCTGTAAATATAGGCTACAGGCATATTGACTGCGCAAAAATTTACGGCAATGAAAAATTTATCGGAAAAGCATTAAACGACGCTTTCAATGATAACGATGTTAAAAGAGAAGATATATTTATTACATCTAAGCTTTGGAATGATTCCCACGCTAAAGATGATGTTATTCCTGCGTTAAAAACAACCTTAGAAGATTTGAAACTTGACTATCTGGATTTGTATTTAATTCACTGGCCTGTGTGTTTCAAAAAAGGCACTATGTTTCCAAGCAGTACAGATGAATTTATTTCGCTTGAGAATTTGCATATTTCTGAAACTTGGCTTGGTCTGGAAAAAGCAGTTGATGAGGGTCTTGTAAAATCAATCGGAGTATCTAACTTCAGTATCAAAAAACTTGAAGAACTTGATAAAACTGCTAAAATAAAACCTGCTGTCAATCAAGTCGAATCACATCCGTTTCTTCAGCAAACAGAATTACTTGATTATTGTAATTCAAAAAACATTGCACTTACTGCATATTCACCGCT contains:
- a CDS encoding aldo/keto reductase gives rise to the protein MKTYKLNSGYEMPLFGLGTWKSDNEDELYKAVREAVNIGYRHIDCAKIYGNEKFIGKALNDAFNDNDVKREDIFITSKLWNDSHAKDDVIPALKTTLEDLKLDYLDLYLIHWPVCFKKGTMFPSSTDEFISLENLHISETWLGLEKAVDEGLVKSIGVSNFSIKKLEELDKTAKIKPAVNQVESHPFLQQTELLDYCNSKNIALTAYSPLGSKDRAGFLLNKDEPSLLDNPVINKIAVKHNSTSAQVLIKWQIQRNVIVIPKSVNPKRLKENYNAQFIELDEAEMKEIALLDRHFRYVNGSFFTPEGSGYTLENLWNEE